Within the Polaribacter pectinis genome, the region TATTTTAAATAAGAAGTTCTTGCGTTTTTCTTAATTTCAGTATCAGAATATTTATTTAAATAGTCGATTACAGAACCATTTTTAGTAAAATCTTCTTTAAACCAATCGAAAATTGAAGAAATTTGAACTTTCTTATTCGATATTTTATTTCTTGATGAATCGTTTACAAATTCTTTCATTAATTTTTCTAATGAAGCATCTACGTTTTCTTCTGTAAAAGCCATGTTTAATAATTTAGGACAAGAACCAGATGCGCAATTTACACCAACGTGAATTCTTGGGTCGAACAAGTTTTTACGTAAAATTTCGTGTTCTATATGGTCTAAAGTATAGGTTTTTCCTCCAACTTTAGCGAAAGGAATTTTCCAAGCGGTTTTTCCTTTTTCTTTGATATCCATAATACTCTTTAAAGGAAAGTTTTCTAATATTTTTTTGATTGTATATGCGTTGTAAGCATTAATCCAAAAAGCTTTTTGTTTATTTTCTGACCAAGAATTGTCTAGCGAAGTTTTTTCTAAATAAGAAATGTAACTGTCTAATTTTGCTTTGTCTTCTTTAAATGATTTGTAATCTACAATTCCGTCTTTGGTAACGTGCTTTTGAAGTAAATCGTTAAAAATAGCTGTTTGAGCATTTGCTTGACTAAATGTAAAAACGGTTATAAGTGCTAAAAGTATTTTTTTCATTGTATGTTTTGTTTGTTGTTTTTTTAGACGAAGATTTTTTTAATTGATTACAAGTATACCTTCAAAGTTATTAAATAATGTGTTTAGTTTTAGGCTTGCTATTATTTAATTGATTGGTTTAGCCCTGATTGAACGGTTTGTTTGAGCTCTTTTTTATTCTTTTTTGAATTAAAAAAGCGAGTAGTGAAAGCAGGAAAAAGCTTCAAATAAAAAACTCCCAAAAATGAATTTGAGAGTTTTGTAATATTATTTCGGTATGAATGAAATACCTATAGCAATCTGCGATTACTAGCCTAGGTAAGTCATTAAGATTTTAGATCTAGAAGTATGTTTTAATCTTCTAATTGCTTTTTCTTTAATTTGACGAACTCTTTCTCTTGTTAAATCGAAAGTTTCTCCAATTTCTTCTAAAGTCATTGGTTGGTGTTCTCCTAAACCAAAGTATAATTTTACAACATCTGCTTCACGAGGAGTTAATGTTTCTAAAGCTCTATTAATTTCGATTCTTAAAGATTCGTGTAATAAAACTCTGTCTGGATTTGGAGATTCTCCAGAATTTAAAACGTCGTATAAATTAGAATCTTCACCTTCAATTAAAGGAGCATCCATAGATACGTGACGTCCAGAATTCTTCATAGATTCTTTTACGTCATTAACAGTCATGTCTAATTTCTTCGCAATTTCTTCAGCACTTGGTGGGCGCTCGTTTTCTTGCTCTAAAAATGCGTACATTTTGTTAATTTTATTGATAGAACCAATTTTATTTAACGGTAAACGCACAATTCTAGATTGTTCTGCTAATGCTTGTAAGATAGATTGACGAATCCACCAAACTGCATAAGAGATAAATTTAAAACCTCTAGTTTCATCAAAACGTTTTGCCGCTTTAATTAAACCTAAATTTCCTTCATTAATTAAATCTGGTAATGTTAATCCTTGATTTTGATATTGTTTTGCAACAGATACCACAAATCTTAAATTGGCTTTTGTTAATTTCTCTAATGCTCTTTGGTCACCAGCTTTAATAAGCTGTGCTAATTCTACTTCTTCATCAGCAGTAATTAAATCTACTTTACCAATTTCTTGTAAATATTTGTCTAATGATGCAGTTTCTCTATTGG harbors:
- a CDS encoding DUF547 domain-containing protein translates to MKKILLALITVFTFSQANAQTAIFNDLLQKHVTKDGIVDYKSFKEDKAKLDSYISYLEKTSLDNSWSENKQKAFWINAYNAYTIKKILENFPLKSIMDIKEKGKTAWKIPFAKVGGKTYTLDHIEHEILRKNLFDPRIHVGVNCASGSCPKLLNMAFTEENVDASLEKLMKEFVNDSSRNKISNKKVQISSIFDWFKEDFTKNGSVIDYLNKYSDTEIKKNARTSYLKYDWSLNGK
- a CDS encoding sigma-70 family RNA polymerase sigma factor; translated protein: MRQLKITKQVTNRETASLDKYLQEIGKVDLITADEEVELAQLIKAGDQRALEKLTKANLRFVVSVAKQYQNQGLTLPDLINEGNLGLIKAAKRFDETRGFKFISYAVWWIRQSILQALAEQSRIVRLPLNKIGSINKINKMYAFLEQENERPPSAEEIAKKLDMTVNDVKESMKNSGRHVSMDAPLIEGEDSNLYDVLNSGESPNPDRVLLHESLRIEINRALETLTPREADVVKLYFGLGEHQPMTLEEIGETFDLTRERVRQIKEKAIRRLKHTSRSKILMTYLG